The Ochrobactrum sp. BTU1 region AAAGCATGTCGCAAAAGGCATGCATAAAAACAAAGACTTAAAGCGCTTATCGCTGCGCCAACGGAAGCGAGTTTGGCATGGGCTAAGCCATGAACTTTGGTAGCCCAATCAGGTGGCTTTTCCTGCTCTCAAACATACTCCCACGCTCCTCCATCAACACTCCGACAAGCAAAGTAGGATGGCATAAAGTCAGTTAAAATTGTAAAAGTGTCGCGTCATTTGCAAAAAATCTAGCAATTTGCACAGTCGAACTATAAAAAGTGTCATGCATATTTTTGATGATCTAGATCATAAACTCATTGCCATTTTGCGGGAGGACGGACGTGCGCCGCTCTCGAAGCTGGCGACTATTCTCGGTGTTTCCCGCGGTACGGTTCAAGCACGCCTCGATCGGCTGTTGGAAACAGGTGCAGCATTAGGTTTCACGATCCGCGTTCGGCAAGATTACGATGATGGGGTTGTGCACGCGATCATGCTGATCGAGGTGCAAGGCCGATCAACGACCAAAGTGATCAAGCTTTTACGGGGATTGCCGCAAATACGCACGTTGCATACGACAAACGGCTCATGGGATCTTGTCGCGGAGATCCATGCAGAAAGCCTGCACGAGTTCGATCGCGTCTTGCGTGAAGTGCGAACGATCGAAGGTGTCCTGAACAGCGAGACCAGCATTCTGCTAAGTAGCGTATAATGCAAAAGGCCGGCGGTTTTCACCGCCGGCCCTGTTTTTGCTATCAAGCTGCCTGCTTCAGCGCCATTTCACATCGGATGAGCATTCCATAAAGGTCGCGTGGCTCGTCGGGATCAGCAAGCATATCCAGCTCGACAAAGAGGCCAGTTTGCTCCAACTTGCTGCGGACATATCGCAGCGCCGAGAAATCTTCGATTGCGAAGCCAACACTGTCAAACAGGGTGATGGCTCGGTCGGAAGCACGACCGGAGATCGCACCCGTGATGACTTCCCAGAGCTCCTTGACCGGATAGTCGGCATCAAGCTGCTGAATTTCACCTTCGATACGGGTCTGCGGTGGGTATTCGACAAAAATGTCGGAACGCAGCAGAATGTCTTTGTTTAACTCGGTTTTGCCAGGGCAATCGCCGCCGACTGCATTGATATGCACGCCAGGGCCGACCATGTTGTCACTGAGAATAGTGGCATATTGTTTGTCAGCCGTAACAGTCGTGATGATGTCGGCACCTTCAACGGCTTCCTGCGACGTGTTGTGAATCGAAACAGAAAAGCCCTTGTCGCTCAGATTACGCGCACAGCGCTCGCTGGCAGAGCGATCAATGTCAAACAGGCGCAGATTTTCGATCCCCACGATGGCTTTGAACGCCAAAGCCTGAAACTCGCTTTGCGCACCATTACCGATGATCGTCATGGTCTTTGAATCAGACCGCGCAAGATGTTTGGCTGCAACGGCCGACATTGCGGCTGTACGAAGCGCTGTGAGAATGGTCATCTCGGTTAGCAGCATCGGATAACCATTGCCGACATCGGACAGCACGCCAAATGCGGTTACGGTCTGGCGACCTTCCTTTGTGTTCTTCGGGTGGCCATTTACGTACTTAAATCCATAGAGCGTGCCGTCACTTGTCGGCATCAGCTCGATCACACCTTCGTCGGAGTGCGACGCGATACGCGGCGTCTTGTCGAACTGTTCCCAACGGCGGAAATCTTCCTCGATCACCTCCGCCAGCTCCTTGAGGAAGGTTTCAACCCCCACCGTGAGCACAAGCTTCATCATGTGATCGACACTGACAAATGGAACAATATTCAGCTTTTCATTGGTCATTGATTTGAACCTTTATCCAACATGTTTGGGCAAAGCACTGCTGGCTCAGGCCTTGGTTGCGAGAAAATTTTCCGCGATCATCGAAACGATCTGCGGCAGGATTTCAAAGGCATAAGGTGCGTGTACGCGCTCAAGCTTCTGGTGAAACTCACGCCCCCATGGGCCGATATTGACCACCGGAAACTCTAGAGCGTCACCCGCCGGATGATCGACTAGACGCGCGACCGGCGTGTTGTTTGAAACAATATCCTGCCCAAGCGTCGCCTGCCCCAGAAAGCTCATATCGGAAATGCCCTGGAAATACGGCTTCCAGACGAGTGACTGATCCGGGAAAGCTGCAAATGTCTGCATCGTTGTGTCGATAGCCTGTTTGAACGCACGATCATTGGCCTGCGTATGATCAAGATGGCCCGCTGGGTAATGAAGACCGGCAAAACCCACAACAACTGCCGGACCTGACAGATGAGCAACGCCGACGAGCCATTCGGTCAGTTGACGGCTGACTGATAACGGATTGTCAATATTGGCAAGGCGCTTTTCCTGCTCGCTGTAAAGAGCTTCAAACTGCTCGCCGGCAACCTCTGCAGCCATCACACGCAACTGCTCGAACGTGATGAGCTTCGGTGCTGCAGGAATTGCGCCCGC contains the following coding sequences:
- a CDS encoding Lrp/AsnC family transcriptional regulator, whose amino-acid sequence is MHIFDDLDHKLIAILREDGRAPLSKLATILGVSRGTVQARLDRLLETGAALGFTIRVRQDYDDGVVHAIMLIEVQGRSTTKVIKLLRGLPQIRTLHTTNGSWDLVAEIHAESLHEFDRVLREVRTIEGVLNSETSILLSSV
- a CDS encoding ornithine cyclodeaminase, which produces MTNEKLNIVPFVSVDHMMKLVLTVGVETFLKELAEVIEEDFRRWEQFDKTPRIASHSDEGVIELMPTSDGTLYGFKYVNGHPKNTKEGRQTVTAFGVLSDVGNGYPMLLTEMTILTALRTAAMSAVAAKHLARSDSKTMTIIGNGAQSEFQALAFKAIVGIENLRLFDIDRSASERCARNLSDKGFSVSIHNTSQEAVEGADIITTVTADKQYATILSDNMVGPGVHINAVGGDCPGKTELNKDILLRSDIFVEYPPQTRIEGEIQQLDADYPVKELWEVITGAISGRASDRAITLFDSVGFAIEDFSALRYVRSKLEQTGLFVELDMLADPDEPRDLYGMLIRCEMALKQAA